The Triticum dicoccoides isolate Atlit2015 ecotype Zavitan chromosome 6A, WEW_v2.0, whole genome shotgun sequence genome has a window encoding:
- the LOC119314996 gene encoding uncharacterized protein LOC119314996, with translation METFPPPPIPPLPANVSSAPPPPPPLLHQQAGSAPAPATLLVRHLPEAITQDMLAGLFSRYGATSFRPCGGKLRNCAFVDFRDEMAANQAQSQLNRYAYPPPDGNILNNIVNSLIAVPRFYNQVLHLMNKMNLPAPFRMALPTPPLPSQGPLPPPPPPPQPSMTEKLHLADLSSDESEMESSDEDVDTREVKRAKHEAIVGPAVDRSVAHESVGVKPVALVPNELQVIKKKNPVLQIKIVPKAAYKELADRSIIDKELASRDEQLEEKHFATPQEIEKEKLPTEEILSLPMFKNYTPGNPASVLYIKNLAKDVVHDDFYYVFGSVFESLDAARSGLSIKLMQEGRMRGQAFVTFPSLEHAQRALINNTVGRFGGEGEMRMRTIWSALYGHRGSDDNSVRVTFLTNIKGWSRAQIFRSVLILISPSPPNLPWQDSSNCPTHAQSSNPSSSDPNTSWSLGPSTMASPAGDDSHLFAGVHILLIGFDCVSVSQYRSKLVQSGGTDAMQFGGGWTHIVVRGLVYDDPVCAVARAQGNKVVSEMWVDDRLDQGVLADADKVIYWPARDLKGIPGSGSLQICLTGYQMKDRKDIMKMVSLMGAQFSKPLLVPSVTHLVCYKFEVLLLLADSQCHNYAWIVHFRFVVFPSAVLRCCFFVVVNMHLQALTYFFISYCYW, from the exons ATGGAGACATTTCCGCCGCCTCCGATTCCTCCGCTGCCCGCGAATGTCTcctccgctccgccgccgccgccgccgcttctgcATCAGCAGGCCGGGTCTGCTCCTGCGCCGGCAACGCTCCTGGTGCGGCACCTCCCAGAGGCGATCACTCAGGACATGCTCGCCGGGCTCTTCTCCCGCTACGGCGCCACATCCTTTCGCCCATGCGGTGGAAA GTTGAGGAACTGTGCGTTTGTGGATTTTAGGGACGAGATGGCGGCCAATCAGGCGCAGTCTCAGTTGAACAG GTATGCATATCCACCACCAGATGGAAACATATTGAACAATATTGTCAACTCTCTCATTGCCGTTCCCCGATTTTACAATCAG GTGTTGcatttgatgaacaagatgaaCCTTCCAGCTCCATTTCGGATGGCATTGCCTACTCCACCTCTACCATCACAAgggcctcttcctcctccccctccacCACCGCAGCCTTCTATGACAGAGAAACTTCACTTGGCTGATTTGTCTAGTGATGAGTCTGAGATGGAGTCTTCTGAT GAAGATGTTGATACAAGGGAAGTCAAGCGCGCAAAGCATGAAGCTATTGTTGGTCCTGCAGTTGATAGAAGTGTCGCTCATGAATCGGTCGGGGTGAAACCAGTTGCATTAGTTCCCAATGAGCTTCAAGTAATAAAAAAGAAAAACCCAGTACTGCAG ATAAAAATTGTCCCTAAGGCTGCTTATAAGGAACTTGCTGATCGGAGTATTATCGACAAGGAATTGGCCTCTAGAGATGAACAACTTGAAGAAAAACATTTTGCCACACCTCAGGaaatagagaaagagaaattaccgACGGAGGAGATTTTGTCCCTTCCCATGTTCAAG AATTACACTCCAGGGAATCCTGCCAGTGTATTATATATTAAGAACTTGGCAAAGGATGTTGTTCATGATGACTTCTACTATGTCTTTG GATCTGTGTTTGAAAGCTTGGACGCTGCAAGATCTGGCTTAAGTATAAAGTTAATGCAG GAAGGTCGAATGCGGGGCCAAGCTTTTGTGACGTTTCCATCTCTTGAACATGCTCAACGCGCACTG ATCAATAACACTGTGGGACGATTTGGAGGAGAGGGGGAAATGAGGATGAGAACAATTTGGAGCGCCCTTTATGGCCATAGAGGGTCGGATGACAACTCTGTTAGAGTGACCTTTTTGACAAATATCAAGGGTTGGAGTAGAGCCCAAATATTCAGGTCTGTACTTATCCTCATTTCCCCCTCTCCTCCAAATCTTCCTTGGCAAGACTCCTCCAACTGTCCAACACACGCGCAATCCTCAAACCCTAGCTCCTCCGATCCAAACACCTCCTGGTCCCTCGGTCCATCCACCATGGCATCGCCTGCCGGTGATGACAGCCACCTCTTCGCCGGTGTCCACATCCTCCTCATCGGTTTCGACTGCGTCTCCGTGTCCCAG TACCGGTCGAAGTTGGTGCAGAGCGGCGGCACCGACGCCATGCAATTTGGCGGCGGGTGGACCCACATCGTCGTGCGCGGCCTTGTCTAC GATGACCCGGTCTGCGCGGTGGCGCGGGCGCAAGGGAATAAGGTTGTCAGCGAGATGTGGGTGGATGATAGGTTGGATCAGGGTGTTCTTGCCGATGCTGATAAG GTTATTTATTGGCCAGCCAGAGATTTGAAGGGAATACCTGGTAGTGGCTCACTGCAGATTTGCTTGACGGGGTACCAAATGAAGGACCGCAAAGATATAATG AAAATGGTATCTTTGATGGGTGCACAATTCTCCAAACCTTTGTTAGTACCCTCAGTCACTCATCTTGTTTGCTATAAATTTGAAGTTTTGTTGCTTTTAGCAGACAGTCAGTGCCATAATTATGCATGGATAGTTCATTTTCGTTTTGTTGTTTTTCCTTCCGCGGTTCTTCGTTGCTGTTTCTTTGTAGTAGTGAACATGCATTTGCAAGCGCTGACATATTTTTTTATTTCCTACTGTTATTGGTAG